In Nostoc sp. UHCC 0926, a single genomic region encodes these proteins:
- a CDS encoding DUF1902 domain-containing protein, whose protein sequence is MEYSKLELRCKHSMMAQITFKVEAFWDSDAEVWVATSDDVPGLVIEASTIEVLTKNTANGVLKQAGLPKAF, encoded by the coding sequence TTGGAATATTCTAAACTGGAACTACGTTGTAAGCACTCGATGATGGCACAAATCACATTTAAGGTTGAAGCATTTTGGGATTCAGACGCAGAAGTTTGGGTAGCAACTAGTGATGACGTACCTGGATTGGTAATAGAAGCTTCTACGATTGAGGTTCTGACGAAAAATACCGCTAACGGAGTTTTGAAACAAGCTGGACTTCCCAAAGCCTTTTAG
- a CDS encoding UPF0182 family protein: protein MYWKWSFRLLIVFLGLWLLLDLGSRLGAEIFWFQEVGYLQVFLLRVVTRGILWIVVAGITAAYLLLNLALAQRLKYPQSLKIEEVRRKEAELGSALTNFLSPGYPRRNQTQTLAPQPFQPFRLRWLLPLTLVLSLLIGLILAHYSQIALLYWHSPVNNASLPIPALFRPEIIWQLLRQIVSQVWYLGLIVGVAIAILIYPQFLLTAIAVLFSPIFAFILFQHWPKVLQYFHPTLFNSTEPLFGQDISFYIFSLPFWELLELWLMGLCLYGFVAVTLTYLLSGNSLSQGIFPGFSPQQQRHLSGMGGLLMLVAALSYWQSRYELVYSTRGVSYGASYTDVTAQLPAYTILCILAVAIAFYLLWRTFFWKPKSQYRPLVFYGLGVYLVLVVAAEVVLPTVVQYLIVQPNELQREQPYIQRTIALTRQAFDLEAIDARTFNPQGTLSEADIQKNDLTIRNIRLWDERPLLETNRQLQQIRPYYRFPDADIDRYILKTDVSQPSASQKLPEPVEPAERQQVLIAARELDYSAVPQEAQTWVNRRLIYTHGFGFTINPVNTVGPGGLPEYFVKDISGDSSALTTSNQAIRDSIPIGQPRIYYGEITNTYVMTGTRVRELDYPSGSDNVYNYYDGLGGVEIGSAWRRWLFAMYLKDWQMVLTQDFLPDTKVLLRRNVKQRIEAIAPFLKFDSDPYLVAATANQDFPSNPSYLYWIVDAYTTSDRYPYSDTGSDGINYIRNSIKVVIDAYHGTVKFYIADPSDPIIATWSAIFPKMFKPLSTMPVNLRSHTRYPVDFFKIQSERLMTYHMTDPQVFYNREDQWQIPNEIYGSEPRPVEPYYLITSLPNVTFVGAASRREEFILLLPYTPKQRTNLIAWLAARSDGNNYGRLVLYAFPKERLVYGPEQIEARINQDPVISQQISLWNRQGSRAIQGNLLVIPIEQSLLYVEPIYLEATQNSLPTLVRVVVAYENRIVMAQTLEQALQGIFKPEVTPAPAIIRPVEEAAPPGQ, encoded by the coding sequence ATGTATTGGAAATGGAGCTTTAGACTATTAATTGTATTCTTGGGGCTGTGGCTACTCTTGGATCTGGGTTCCCGCCTGGGAGCAGAGATTTTTTGGTTTCAGGAAGTCGGCTATCTCCAAGTATTTCTGCTAAGGGTGGTGACTCGTGGTATTTTGTGGATAGTGGTGGCTGGGATAACTGCTGCCTATCTACTGCTAAATCTGGCTCTAGCACAACGGCTAAAATATCCCCAGTCTTTGAAGATTGAGGAAGTCAGGCGTAAGGAAGCAGAACTGGGCAGTGCATTAACAAATTTTCTCAGTCCTGGTTATCCAAGACGCAACCAAACCCAGACACTTGCGCCACAACCCTTTCAACCATTTAGATTGCGCTGGTTATTACCCCTAACTCTGGTATTGAGCTTGTTGATCGGGTTGATCCTGGCTCACTATAGTCAAATTGCTCTTTTATACTGGCATTCTCCAGTTAATAACGCTAGTCTACCCATTCCCGCCCTATTTCGACCAGAGATAATCTGGCAACTCTTGAGGCAAATTGTCTCTCAAGTCTGGTATCTCGGTTTAATTGTGGGAGTAGCGATCGCAATCTTAATTTATCCCCAATTTTTACTCACTGCGATCGCAGTTTTGTTCAGTCCCATTTTTGCTTTCATCCTCTTCCAACACTGGCCAAAGGTGCTGCAATATTTCCACCCCACCCTTTTCAACAGCACTGAGCCTTTATTTGGTCAAGATATCAGCTTTTACATATTTTCGTTACCCTTTTGGGAACTGCTAGAACTCTGGCTGATGGGATTATGTTTGTATGGCTTCGTCGCCGTTACTCTCACTTATCTCCTATCAGGGAACAGTTTGAGTCAGGGAATTTTCCCTGGTTTTTCACCCCAGCAGCAGCGTCATTTATCCGGTATGGGTGGCTTATTAATGCTGGTAGCAGCTCTGAGTTATTGGCAAAGTCGCTATGAACTGGTGTATTCTACCCGGGGAGTCAGTTATGGTGCTAGCTATACGGATGTGACAGCCCAGTTGCCAGCTTACACCATCTTGTGCATCCTGGCAGTTGCGATCGCCTTTTACCTCCTTTGGCGAACGTTTTTCTGGAAACCTAAATCTCAGTATCGTCCCTTGGTGTTTTACGGGTTAGGGGTTTATCTAGTTCTAGTTGTAGCAGCTGAGGTTGTTCTCCCGACTGTGGTGCAATATTTAATTGTCCAACCTAATGAGTTGCAACGAGAGCAACCCTACATTCAGCGGACTATCGCCTTAACTCGCCAAGCATTCGATTTAGAAGCGATCGATGCTAGAACCTTCAACCCGCAAGGAACATTGAGTGAAGCTGATATTCAAAAGAATGACTTGACAATTCGCAATATTCGCCTGTGGGATGAGCGACCGCTGTTAGAAACCAACCGTCAGCTGCAACAAATTCGGCCCTACTATCGGTTCCCCGATGCCGATATTGACCGCTACATTCTCAAAACCGATGTCAGCCAACCATCAGCCTCCCAAAAGCTACCAGAACCAGTTGAACCAGCAGAACGGCAGCAGGTACTGATTGCTGCACGAGAATTAGACTACAGTGCCGTACCACAGGAGGCTCAAACATGGGTTAACCGTCGTTTAATTTATACCCACGGTTTTGGGTTTACCATTAACCCAGTTAATACAGTTGGGCCAGGTGGGCTTCCAGAATATTTTGTCAAAGATATTAGCGGTGATAGTAGCGCCCTCACAACTTCCAATCAAGCCATTCGTGACAGTATTCCCATTGGTCAACCCCGGATTTATTACGGCGAGATTACTAATACTTATGTGATGACTGGTACAAGAGTTAGAGAGCTAGACTACCCTAGTGGTAGCGACAATGTTTACAACTATTACGATGGTCTGGGCGGCGTTGAAATCGGTTCAGCATGGCGACGCTGGCTATTTGCGATGTATTTGAAAGATTGGCAGATGGTACTGACGCAGGACTTTTTGCCAGATACAAAGGTGCTACTTCGACGAAATGTCAAGCAACGAATTGAAGCGATCGCCCCCTTTTTGAAATTTGACAGCGACCCCTATTTAGTAGCTGCTACTGCTAATCAAGATTTCCCAAGTAATCCCAGTTATCTTTACTGGATTGTTGATGCCTACACGACGAGCGATCGCTATCCTTACTCAGACACTGGTAGCGATGGGATCAATTACATTCGCAATTCTATCAAGGTAGTGATTGATGCTTATCACGGCACTGTTAAGTTTTACATTGCCGATCCAAGCGATCCGATCATTGCCACTTGGTCAGCGATATTTCCCAAAATGTTCAAACCGCTCAGTACAATGCCAGTCAATCTCCGTAGTCATACCCGGTATCCGGTGGACTTTTTCAAAATTCAATCTGAGCGGTTGATGACCTACCACATGACCGACCCCCAGGTATTTTACAATCGGGAAGACCAGTGGCAAATCCCCAACGAAATCTATGGCAGTGAACCCCGTCCAGTAGAGCCGTACTATTTGATTACTAGTCTACCCAACGTAACCTTTGTTGGTGCAGCCTCTCGTAGAGAAGAATTTATCCTGTTGCTACCTTATACTCCCAAACAACGGACTAATTTAATTGCTTGGTTAGCGGCGCGATCGGATGGCAATAACTACGGTAGGCTGGTGCTATATGCCTTTCCTAAGGAACGCCTGGTTTACGGGCCAGAGCAAATCGAGGCGCGGATTAACCAAGACCCAGTAATTTCCCAGCAAATTTCCCTCTGGAATCGCCAGGGGTCGAGAGCCATTCAAGGCAATCTACTAGTAATTCCGATTGAGCAATCGCTGCTGTATGTCGAGCCAATCTATCTAGAAGCCACACAGAATAGCTTGCCGACTTTGGTGCGGGTAGTCGTGGCTTATGAAAACCGGATTGTCATGGCACAAACCTTAGAACAAGCATTGCAGGGAATTTTTAAACCAGAAGTTACACCAGCCCCTGCGATTATCCGTCCAGTAGAGGAAGCAGCCCCGCCAGGTCAATGA
- a CDS encoding superoxide dismutase: MIRFWRETIVFFFTTIVLTILVISYKPVLMAEAQSSTPTPTVARSFSSVAYPNRALSAFPAQLPPLPYAYGALGKAIDAETMKLHHDAHHASYVKNLNDALKQYPDLQKRSVEALLLDLNSVPEDIRTKVRNNGGGHLNHTIFWQLMSPEGGGQPSGAIAQEINQTFGSFDGFKKQFNAAGTARFGSGWVWLVRNRQNQLQIVTTANQDNPITDGLYPIMGNDLWEHAYYLKYRNRRAEYLTNWWNVVNWPQINRRYLR; encoded by the coding sequence ATGATCAGGTTTTGGCGAGAAACGATAGTTTTTTTCTTCACAACAATTGTGCTGACAATTCTGGTAATTTCTTATAAACCAGTACTAATGGCTGAGGCACAATCTTCTACACCAACACCAACGGTTGCTAGGTCATTTTCCTCTGTAGCTTATCCCAATAGGGCACTAAGTGCTTTCCCCGCACAGCTACCACCATTGCCTTATGCTTATGGGGCATTAGGAAAAGCTATTGATGCTGAAACAATGAAATTGCATCATGACGCGCACCATGCTAGCTACGTCAAGAACTTAAATGATGCATTGAAGCAGTATCCAGATTTGCAAAAAAGAAGTGTTGAAGCTTTACTACTAGATTTGAACAGTGTACCTGAAGATATTCGGACAAAGGTACGTAATAACGGTGGTGGTCACCTGAACCACACGATTTTTTGGCAACTTATGAGTCCCGAAGGTGGTGGACAACCATCGGGAGCGATCGCTCAAGAAATTAATCAAACTTTTGGCAGTTTTGATGGTTTTAAAAAACAGTTTAACGCAGCGGGTACTGCTCGCTTCGGTAGTGGTTGGGTTTGGCTAGTACGCAATCGTCAAAATCAACTCCAGATCGTGACCACAGCAAATCAGGATAACCCGATTACAGACGGTTTATATCCGATTATGGGTAATGATCTATGGGAACACGCTTATTACCTGAAATATCGCAACCGTCGGGCTGAGTATTTGACTAATTGGTGGAATGTGGTGAATTGGCCGCAGATTAACAGGCGATACCTTCGGTAA
- a CDS encoding 3'-5' exonuclease: MKTKRSHYYLIVDLEATCCDNRTIPRHEMEIIEIGAVMLNRATWEIDSEFQQFIQPVRHPQLTGFCTELTSIRQQDVDEAPKFIEAISRLKEWIYSFTNHIFCSWGNYDKKQFIQDCAFHNFPYPFISEHINIKEEFSEYLGVSKKFGMAQALNELGIELKGTHHRGIDDARNIAAIYRQIKTKKLS, translated from the coding sequence ATGAAAACGAAAAGATCCCACTATTATCTGATAGTCGATTTGGAGGCTACGTGCTGTGACAATAGGACTATTCCTCGTCACGAAATGGAAATCATCGAAATTGGTGCGGTGATGCTTAATCGAGCAACGTGGGAAATTGATTCCGAGTTTCAGCAATTCATTCAACCCGTGAGACATCCACAACTGACAGGTTTTTGCACCGAATTGACTAGTATTCGACAGCAAGATGTTGACGAAGCACCAAAATTTATAGAGGCAATTTCTCGCTTAAAAGAATGGATTTATTCATTTACCAATCATATTTTTTGTTCTTGGGGTAATTACGACAAAAAGCAATTTATTCAAGATTGCGCGTTTCATAATTTCCCTTATCCTTTTATTTCAGAACACATAAATATCAAAGAGGAATTTTCAGAATATCTTGGCGTGTCTAAAAAATTTGGCATGGCACAGGCTCTCAATGAGTTGGGGATAGAATTGAAAGGCACACACCATCGTGGCATTGATGATGCCCGCAACATTGCAGCTATCTACAGACAGATTAAAACTAAAAAACTAAGCTGA
- a CDS encoding sensor histidine kinase, whose protein sequence is MNKTQNNGFILIVDDNPTNLSVLCEALNSEGFRFRVAVDGESAIAQAERNQPELILLDVQMPGIDGFETCCRLKANPVTQNIPIIFTTALADTESKTKGFSLGAVDYIPKPFAQEEVISRVRVHLQLKQLTESLEQQVSDRTKALQKAQVKLVQQEKLSTLGELIAGIGHEINNPINFISSNISPLQGYIAAVTELLLLYEQEYPNPTAKITTAIEDLDLNFVLEDMAKILNSLQLGSERIRNISNSLRNFCRSDRDTKISADLHQGLDSTLMILQHRFKANGARPRIEVIKNYGVLPQVKCYIGLMNQVFMNILANAVDAVDEAITQGKMSNLIPQIKIATEIDFEELVVIRIADNGIGIPERLKKRLFEPLFTTKPVGKGTGLGLAIAYEIVVEKHEGVLDVNSQPGVGTEFIIKIPT, encoded by the coding sequence ATGAACAAAACCCAAAATAACGGATTTATTTTGATTGTGGATGATAATCCGACAAATTTATCTGTCCTGTGTGAAGCGCTCAATAGTGAGGGTTTTCGTTTCCGTGTTGCAGTCGATGGAGAAAGTGCGATCGCCCAAGCTGAACGCAATCAACCAGAGTTAATTTTGCTAGATGTACAAATGCCGGGTATTGACGGATTTGAAACTTGTTGTCGCCTCAAAGCCAATCCTGTTACCCAAAATATCCCAATTATTTTCACCACTGCCTTAGCGGATACGGAGAGTAAAACGAAGGGATTTTCCCTTGGTGCAGTAGACTATATCCCTAAACCGTTTGCACAAGAGGAAGTCATTTCTAGAGTGCGCGTGCATTTACAACTTAAACAATTGACTGAATCTTTGGAACAACAAGTCAGCGATCGCACCAAGGCTTTACAAAAAGCCCAAGTCAAGCTGGTGCAGCAAGAGAAGTTATCAACACTTGGAGAATTAATCGCTGGTATTGGACATGAAATCAACAACCCCATCAACTTTATTTCCAGCAATATTTCCCCCTTGCAAGGATACATTGCAGCAGTAACTGAGTTGCTCCTACTGTATGAACAAGAGTATCCAAACCCAACAGCCAAAATCACTACTGCTATTGAGGACTTGGATCTAAACTTCGTTCTCGAAGACATGGCAAAAATATTGAACTCACTCCAGCTAGGAAGTGAACGAATTCGGAACATTTCTAATTCACTTCGCAACTTCTGTCGCTCGGATAGGGATACCAAAATATCTGCTGATTTGCACCAAGGACTAGATAGTACGCTAATGATTTTGCAACACCGCTTTAAGGCTAATGGCGCTCGTCCCCGCATTGAAGTTATTAAAAATTATGGAGTATTACCACAGGTAAAGTGCTATATTGGGCTGATGAATCAAGTATTTATGAACATTCTGGCAAATGCAGTTGATGCTGTTGATGAAGCTATAACACAAGGCAAAATGAGCAATCTAATTCCTCAGATTAAAATTGCAACAGAAATAGATTTTGAAGAATTGGTTGTAATTCGGATTGCTGACAATGGGATTGGTATTCCTGAACGACTTAAAAAACGCTTGTTTGAACCGTTGTTTACCACAAAACCCGTTGGTAAAGGTACTGGACTTGGCTTGGCGATCGCCTATGAAATAGTTGTAGAGAAACACGAAGGTGTATTAGATGTGAATTCTCAACCTGGTGTGGGAACCGAGTTTATCATCAAAATTCCTACATGA
- a CDS encoding ATP-binding protein: MPTFFNYPFDSNGFIPHGHCYLWQTGLVRLHIISDATIALAYYSIPFLLIYFIYKRKDVPFNGVFLLFGAFIIACGTGHLMEIWTLWHPDYWIAGGLKALTAIISIYTAFALFYLIPQALTLPSPAQLEAINRVLSTEIVERKRIEKQLRFAEEVAQNSSQAKSEFLANMSHELRTPLNGILGFTQILQRTESLTEKGRKGVGIIYQCGSHLLTLINDVLDLSKIEARKLELHPVDFYLPAFIDSVTEICRIRAEQKVIAFHIELDPDLPTGIHADEKRLRQVLINLLGNAIKFTHQGSVTFKVQVVGQESNANGQTNYKIRFQVIDTGTGITSEQAEKIFQPFEQVGNQKQQSEGTGLGLAISQKIVLLLGGQIQVESEFGKGSTFWFEAKLPESKDWAKVSRVVEQGTIIDYQGQRRTILIADDRWENRSVIVNLLEPVGFTVVEASQGEEAWEQALAHKPDLIITDLVMPILDGFELINRLRESRQFKEIAIIASSASVFAIDQHKSIDVGADVFLPKPVEAETLLEMLRQFLQLEWIFDGKVDAIKKTYTGGLDQPNEMIYPAKEVLEQLLELAQDGDIQSILEITQQLSVADEQLSIFAQQIVQLASNFQLKRLETFIKQYLN, from the coding sequence ATGCCGACATTTTTTAACTATCCCTTCGATTCTAACGGTTTTATTCCCCACGGACATTGTTATCTCTGGCAAACTGGATTAGTTAGGCTCCATATTATTTCTGATGCCACGATCGCTCTTGCCTATTATTCTATTCCCTTCCTACTGATTTACTTTATTTACAAGCGCAAAGACGTTCCTTTCAATGGAGTCTTTTTGTTATTTGGTGCTTTTATCATTGCCTGCGGTACTGGACACTTGATGGAAATTTGGACGCTTTGGCATCCAGACTATTGGATTGCAGGTGGTTTAAAAGCTTTAACTGCCATTATTTCGATATATACGGCATTTGCGCTATTTTATCTCATACCTCAAGCTCTGACACTACCCAGCCCAGCCCAGTTAGAAGCTATCAATCGAGTGCTTTCAACTGAAATTGTCGAGCGCAAGCGGATCGAGAAACAACTACGCTTTGCAGAAGAAGTCGCTCAAAACTCCAGTCAAGCCAAGAGTGAATTTCTTGCCAATATGAGTCATGAACTACGCACACCCCTGAATGGCATCCTGGGCTTTACACAAATCCTCCAACGCACAGAATCTTTGACCGAGAAAGGACGCAAAGGAGTTGGCATTATTTATCAATGTGGTTCCCATTTACTAACTCTAATTAATGATGTCCTGGATCTCTCCAAGATAGAAGCTCGCAAACTAGAATTGCATCCTGTTGATTTCTACTTGCCTGCTTTTATAGATAGCGTGACTGAAATTTGCCGTATCCGGGCAGAACAAAAGGTGATCGCATTTCACATCGAACTCGATCCTGATTTGCCAACGGGCATTCATGCTGATGAAAAACGCTTGCGGCAAGTACTGATTAACTTGCTTGGTAATGCCATTAAATTTACTCATCAAGGCAGTGTCACTTTCAAAGTTCAGGTCGTTGGCCAAGAATCAAATGCCAATGGACAGACTAACTACAAAATTCGCTTTCAAGTAATAGATACCGGCACGGGTATAACCTCTGAACAAGCCGAGAAAATCTTCCAGCCCTTTGAGCAAGTGGGAAATCAAAAACAACAATCTGAAGGTACAGGCTTGGGATTAGCAATCAGCCAAAAAATTGTTTTGTTGCTCGGTGGTCAAATTCAGGTAGAAAGTGAATTTGGTAAAGGTAGCACTTTCTGGTTTGAGGCAAAATTACCAGAATCTAAAGACTGGGCAAAGGTTTCTAGAGTGGTTGAGCAGGGAACCATTATTGATTATCAAGGACAAAGGCGCACCATTTTGATTGCGGATGACAGATGGGAAAACCGATCAGTAATTGTAAATTTACTAGAGCCAGTTGGGTTTACTGTCGTAGAAGCTAGTCAGGGTGAGGAAGCATGGGAACAGGCTCTAGCCCACAAACCAGACTTGATTATCACTGACCTAGTGATGCCTATATTGGATGGATTTGAGTTGATAAATCGTTTGCGTGAGTCTAGGCAATTTAAAGAGATTGCGATCATCGCTTCGTCAGCAAGTGTGTTTGCAATCGACCAGCACAAGAGTATTGATGTAGGTGCAGATGTATTTCTACCAAAGCCTGTAGAAGCGGAAACACTTCTAGAAATGCTACGACAATTTTTGCAACTAGAATGGATTTTTGACGGTAAGGTAGACGCAATTAAAAAAACCTATACAGGTGGTTTGGATCAACCCAATGAGATGATTTATCCTGCGAAAGAGGTTTTAGAACAGTTACTCGAACTAGCACAAGACGGGGATATTCAAAGTATTTTAGAAATAACTCAGCAACTTTCTGTAGCTGATGAGCAGTTAAGCATTTTTGCCCAGCAAATCGTCCAGCTTGCTAGTAATTTCCAACTAAAACGTTTGGAAACTTTTATTAAACAATATCTCAATTAA
- the petN gene encoding cytochrome b6-f complex subunit PetN, which yields MEILTLGWVSLLVVFTWSIAMVVWGRNGL from the coding sequence ATGGAGATTTTGACACTAGGTTGGGTATCACTGTTAGTTGTGTTCACTTGGTCAATTGCAATGGTAGTCTGGGGACGTAACGGACTGTAG
- a CDS encoding GAF domain-containing protein produces the protein MENSSTTQPIEPNSQQQESDSDVTFSLRQNEQQKALSGVITRIRESLDIDVIFKITVTEVRQLLKTDRVGVFRFYPDLGWEGEFIYEDVGGEWGSALAAKLRDHCFAAEFAGLYQQGRIKAMADIYQASISDCHVQMLERFQVRANIAAPLIKGKDLWGLLCIHQCSSPRQWEVSEIEFVQLIAEHLGVALQQADYLEQVKLQSAQLAQAKAREKAAEWQKTIAITIEKIRQFLDLESIFHTSTAELRRLLNADRVGIYRFNPDWSGEFVFESVAEGWISLIHEQLQRPELRENISECSTKDLAKPPVADTYLQDTEGGSFSSCEVYRVCNDIYSAGFSDCYIKILEIYQARAYVIIAIYHGQKLWGLLAVYQNAKTRDWQKDEVYLLTQVGTQLGVALQQAEFIQQMQIQAAEISKAAQRQRALANTVEKIRQSLEIEAIFKTTTQEVRRLLEVERVAIYRFYPDWSGEFVADSIVDGWMPLVKPQPLTESVLVQGTKAGKYARNEIFVPISQGEKLWGLLVAYQNSQPRYWQDEEINLLAQVGVQLGVALQQAESLKQMQVQTQKLAQAAARERKAAEREKALAATVEKIRQSLDIDTIFATSTEEVRRLLEVDRVTIYRFRADWSGEFVAESLAPGWTPVREIVPAMSTTGVAASGNYLQETQSGDFANSKTLVIKDIYSSDDSIPYIALIELMEARAYMIVPIFQGEKLWGLLAAYQNIKPRDWQEDEVDLLMQIGTQLGVGLQQAELLEQTQRQKEELTQAFKELQHTQSQLIQSEKMAGLGQLVAGVSHEINNPISFIYGNITYVTEHAENLFKILRLYQKQYPKATGEIQKQAAALDLDFISDDLPKTLTSMKMGAERISRLVLSLRSFSRLDEVGMKPVDLHEGIDSTLLILQHRLQSQTNSFAIEVVKQYGELPLLICYAAQINQVFMNILNNAIDALENSATSGKIIDNPKIWIRTEVIEENTILIWIADNGCGIPEMMRSRIFEPFFTTKQPGQGTGLGLSISYQIIVQKHGGNIKCVSEPGNGCEFWIEIPMKR, from the coding sequence ATGGAAAACTCCTCTACTACTCAACCCATAGAACCAAATTCACAACAGCAAGAATCTGATTCAGATGTGACATTTTCCTTGCGTCAGAATGAGCAACAAAAAGCCTTGTCTGGAGTTATTACCCGCATTCGCGAGTCTCTGGATATAGATGTGATCTTCAAAATTACAGTCACTGAAGTCCGCCAACTTCTGAAAACTGATCGGGTTGGCGTGTTTCGTTTTTATCCCGATTTGGGATGGGAAGGGGAATTTATCTATGAAGATGTGGGAGGAGAATGGGGTTCGGCACTAGCAGCCAAACTGCGCGACCACTGCTTTGCTGCGGAGTTTGCTGGACTATATCAGCAAGGTCGGATTAAAGCAATGGCTGATATATATCAAGCTAGTATCAGTGATTGTCACGTCCAGATGCTAGAAAGATTCCAAGTACGTGCCAATATAGCTGCCCCCTTGATCAAAGGTAAAGATTTATGGGGATTGCTGTGTATTCATCAGTGTAGTAGTCCTCGGCAATGGGAAGTATCAGAAATTGAGTTTGTGCAACTTATTGCTGAACATCTAGGAGTTGCTTTGCAGCAAGCAGATTACCTAGAACAAGTAAAACTACAATCGGCACAACTAGCACAAGCAAAAGCTAGAGAAAAAGCAGCCGAATGGCAAAAAACCATAGCCATAACCATTGAGAAAATTCGTCAATTCCTAGACTTGGAAAGCATTTTCCACACAAGCACCGCAGAACTTAGGCGGTTACTAAATGCTGACCGCGTGGGTATTTATCGCTTCAATCCCGATTGGAGTGGTGAATTTGTGTTTGAATCAGTGGCAGAGGGCTGGATCTCCCTGATACATGAGCAATTGCAGCGGCCGGAATTGAGAGAAAACATCAGCGAATGTAGCACCAAAGATTTAGCTAAACCCCCAGTCGCTGATACCTACTTACAAGATACAGAGGGTGGTAGCTTCAGCAGTTGTGAAGTATACCGGGTTTGTAATGATATTTACAGTGCAGGCTTTAGCGATTGCTACATTAAAATCTTAGAAATATATCAAGCAAGAGCTTATGTGATCATTGCCATTTACCACGGTCAGAAGCTCTGGGGTTTGCTAGCAGTATACCAGAACGCCAAAACCCGTGATTGGCAAAAAGATGAGGTTTACTTGCTTACCCAAGTTGGCACCCAACTAGGTGTGGCTTTGCAGCAAGCGGAATTTATCCAACAAATGCAGATCCAAGCAGCAGAGATCAGCAAAGCTGCCCAAAGGCAAAGGGCGTTGGCGAATACAGTAGAAAAAATTCGTCAGTCACTTGAAATTGAAGCCATTTTTAAAACGACTACTCAAGAAGTCCGTCGGCTATTAGAAGTGGAACGAGTCGCAATTTACCGCTTCTATCCTGACTGGAGTGGCGAATTTGTGGCTGATTCGATTGTTGATGGCTGGATGCCACTGGTTAAGCCGCAGCCTCTCACAGAAAGCGTTCTAGTGCAGGGAACCAAAGCGGGTAAGTATGCACGGAATGAAATTTTTGTACCAATTTCTCAGGGCGAAAAGCTGTGGGGATTGCTAGTAGCTTATCAAAACTCCCAGCCCCGTTATTGGCAAGATGAGGAAATCAACTTATTGGCACAAGTTGGTGTCCAATTGGGGGTAGCATTACAGCAAGCTGAGTCCTTGAAACAGATGCAGGTGCAGACCCAAAAACTGGCTCAAGCTGCTGCACGAGAACGAAAAGCAGCTGAAAGAGAGAAGGCTTTAGCCGCAACCGTGGAGAAAATTCGCCAGTCTCTTGATATTGATACTATCTTTGCCACCAGTACAGAAGAAGTCCGGCGGTTATTGGAAGTTGATCGAGTGACAATCTATCGATTCCGCGCTGATTGGAGTGGCGAATTTGTTGCTGAGTCTTTAGCCCCAGGTTGGACACCAGTAAGGGAAATTGTACCTGCGATGTCTACGACGGGCGTAGCTGCCTCAGGTAATTACCTGCAAGAAACCCAAAGCGGAGATTTTGCTAATAGTAAAACTCTTGTTATTAAGGATATTTACAGCAGCGATGATTCTATTCCTTATATTGCCCTGATCGAGTTAATGGAGGCTAGGGCATATATGATTGTGCCAATTTTTCAGGGTGAGAAACTTTGGGGATTACTAGCAGCTTATCAAAATATCAAACCCCGTGATTGGCAAGAAGATGAGGTAGATTTGCTGATGCAGATTGGTACTCAGTTAGGGGTAGGACTTCAGCAAGCGGAATTACTCGAACAAACTCAACGTCAAAAAGAAGAACTCACCCAGGCTTTTAAAGAATTACAGCACACTCAGAGCCAGTTAATTCAAAGTGAAAAAATGGCAGGCTTAGGGCAGTTAGTTGCTGGTGTATCACATGAAATTAACAACCCGATTAGTTTCATTTACGGCAATATCACTTATGTTACTGAACATGCCGAAAATTTATTTAAAATACTGCGCCTCTATCAGAAACAGTATCCTAAGGCAACAGGAGAAATTCAAAAGCAAGCAGCAGCACTGGATTTAGATTTCATTAGTGATGACTTGCCCAAAACTCTGACTTCAATGAAGATGGGGGCAGAGCGGATCTCTCGATTAGTCTTGTCATTACGAAGTTTTTCTCGACTTGACGAAGTAGGAATGAAGCCTGTTGACCTACATGAAGGCATCGACAGTACTTTGCTAATTTTACAACATCGACTGCAATCACAGACTAATTCTTTTGCTATTGAGGTAGTTAAGCAATATGGTGAATTGCCCCTATTAATCTGCTATGCAGCCCAGATAAATCAGGTGTTTATGAATATTCTCAACAATGCGATCGATGCACTAGAAAACTCAGCAACTAGTGGAAAAATAATTGACAATCCTAAAATTTGGATTCGTACAGAAGTGATAGAAGAGAATACTATTCTGATTTGGATTGCCGACAATGGTTGTGGGATTCCAGAGATGATGCGATCGCGCATTTTTGAGCCTTTCTTTACCACCAAACAACCTGGACAAGGTACTGGTTTGGGGTTATCTATTAGCTACCAAATTATTGTACAAAAACACGGTGGTAATATCAAGTGTGTTTCTGAACCTGGTAACGGCTGTGAGTTTTGGATAGAAATTCCGATGAAACGGTGA